Proteins from one Hyperolius riggenbachi isolate aHypRig1 chromosome 4, aHypRig1.pri, whole genome shotgun sequence genomic window:
- the LOC137504601 gene encoding olfactory receptor 2B6-like: MSWKNDTYIKEFILLGLTSIPNVQNILFIILLVMYLAILFANSLIILATVMNSILHNPMYFFLINLSFVDICYSSSSIPRMLKDLLSAKKTISFEECVTQMYIFLSLGMTECLLLAIMAYDRYIAICFPLHYTTIISTTTCIKIAAAAWACAFLLSIFHVTLTWSVDLCGHNTVNHFMCEVPEVLSLGCGNVTVVESVVFAVGVLVLIIPVSFITITYVKIIRAILKISTLEGRKKAFSTCGSHIIVVTLFYGSAMAAYMKPQSQSSPDADKHFALFYSIVTPLLNPLVYTLRNNDVKSALKLSWHKLWKIVHTSIHHPHKS; this comes from the coding sequence ATGTCTTGGAAAAATGACACATACATTAAAGAATTTATCTTGCTGGGACTTACCAGCATCCCTAATGTACAAAATATACTTTTTATAATATTGTTGGTCATGTACTTggccattttatttgcaaattcTCTTATTATCCTGGCTACAGTCATGAACAGTATTCTTCACAAtccaatgtatttttttcttataaatcTATCCTTTGTGGACATCTGCTATTCATCCTCAAGTATCCCAAGGATGTTAAAAGACTTGTTATCAGCCAAGAAAACTATTTCATTTGAAGAATGTGTTACACAAATGTACATATTTCTGTCTCTGGGGATGACAGAATGTCTACTATTAGCCATAATGGCCTATGATCGTTATATTGCAATTTGTTTTCCATTACATTATACTACAATAATTTCCACAACTACATGTATCAAAATAGCTGCAGCCGCGTGGGCTTGTGCATTTCTGCTATCTATTTTTCATGTTACACTTACATGGAGCGTGGATCTTTGTGGACATAACACAGTTAACCATTTTATGTGTGAAGTGCCAGAAGTCTTATCATTAGGATGTGGAAATGTAACAGTTGTTGAATCTGTTGTTTTTGCAGTTGGCGTCCTCGTTTTAATCATACCAGTCAGTTTCATTACCATAACGTACGTTAAAATAATAAGAGCCATTTTAAAGATAAGTACATTGGAAGGGCGGAAAAAGGCCTTTTCGACTTGTGGCTCTCATATAATTGTTGTGACTTTATTCTATGGCTCAGCTATGGCTGCTTATATGAAGCCTCAATCTCAGTCATCGCCCGATGCAGACAAGCACTTTGCACTGTTTTATTCTATAGTCACACCGCTGTTGAATCCGCTGGTTtatacactgagaaataatgacgtTAAATCAGCTCTGAAACTTTCTTGGCACAAGCTATGGAAGATAGTTCATACTTCAATACATCACCCTCACAAGTCTTAA